In Hamadaea flava, a genomic segment contains:
- a CDS encoding EAL domain-containing protein has product MSTEFTLGVLSPFLGGWYFGGIMTGIARAGRELGANILAIQTTDAGTGQTEIERAPEFHHLVGAEHVAGVVVILRAVGSAYLKSVQQSGRPVVVVGDEVTDVDCPVIVPDNRAGVRAAVAHLIGHGHRRIAFAGYLGATDVRERLEAYREALDEHGIGVDPGLVFAADDNHEWGGEAAGRRLVEAGIPSTALIAGTDANAAGIMSVLTGQGLVLPRDQAIIGFDDQRIAAYGDPTLTTVRQPVHLLGRTAIAELARLLHGSGEPITHHYVPTALVVRESCGCVPGPAGATVAEQLRAAVAPVAPEVPAPAVDRDVAAVADAIGHETVPGLSAAVQRLAQASGRPEILMDMVTTVSEQDDPAGPLMRAMMQAHGRALFHDNVYLQKTLSQQYEVSTELLLGHRDDPRGLGWLARTPAEAGCLGLWTGDQTTLEVAGAYRRGGTPPELPSRLDVTAFPPAYLLDVAGGLAEGIVFVVPVKVDDSDWGLLAVADTPVRAVETGREPVNHWAALLSHTLDYDRMVRDLRLGKEQLRAAALYDGLTGLPNRTLFLDRLRQAIRQRRRTPGRHFAVLFLDVDGFKVVNDSLGHAAGDGLLVEVAARINENLRDSDTAARFGGDEFLILLDDIAQNSDADDVARRLQTSLAEPFHVQGHDVVVTASIGVTFGDSSAATAEDLVRDADIAMYTAKSRMKGSQAVFDDSMRTKAVRRLQVESELRRALERQEIRTFVQPIVHLPTGRIDGFEALARWEHPTRGLLDPADFLPIAEETGLVIGIGQQILVDSCRRLAAWRAATGRDLRVSVNVSHRQLWTRTLIGTLTECLNETGCEGRWLALELTESVVMRDPAQARTFLEEIHALGCELYIDDFGTGYSSLEALHRLPIDALKIDKSFVSRLGEDAKSGDLVDSIILMGHKLGLRLIAEGVETAEQRAHLVRLGCAYGQGHLFAEPVPADEAEDRFLR; this is encoded by the coding sequence ATGTCCACGGAGTTCACGCTCGGCGTGCTCTCGCCCTTTCTCGGCGGGTGGTACTTCGGCGGCATCATGACGGGGATCGCCCGGGCCGGGCGGGAACTCGGCGCGAACATCCTCGCGATCCAGACGACCGACGCGGGCACCGGGCAGACCGAGATCGAACGGGCGCCGGAATTCCACCACCTCGTCGGCGCGGAGCACGTCGCCGGAGTGGTCGTGATCCTGCGTGCGGTGGGGTCGGCGTACCTGAAGAGCGTCCAGCAGTCCGGGCGGCCGGTCGTGGTCGTCGGCGACGAGGTGACCGACGTGGACTGCCCGGTCATCGTGCCGGACAACCGGGCGGGCGTACGCGCGGCGGTGGCGCACCTGATCGGGCACGGGCATCGCCGGATCGCCTTCGCCGGTTACCTCGGCGCGACCGACGTGCGGGAACGGCTGGAGGCGTACCGGGAGGCGCTGGATGAGCACGGCATCGGCGTCGATCCCGGGCTCGTCTTCGCCGCCGACGACAATCACGAATGGGGCGGCGAGGCGGCCGGGCGGCGGCTGGTCGAGGCCGGCATCCCGTCGACGGCGCTCATCGCTGGCACGGACGCCAACGCCGCCGGGATCATGAGCGTGCTGACGGGTCAGGGGCTCGTCCTGCCTCGGGACCAGGCCATCATCGGCTTCGACGACCAGCGGATCGCGGCGTACGGCGATCCCACGCTGACGACCGTGCGGCAGCCGGTGCACCTGCTCGGCCGGACGGCGATCGCCGAACTGGCCCGGCTGCTGCACGGCTCGGGCGAGCCGATCACCCATCATTACGTGCCGACGGCGCTGGTCGTACGCGAGTCGTGTGGCTGCGTACCAGGTCCGGCCGGAGCGACCGTCGCCGAGCAGCTGCGGGCGGCGGTGGCGCCGGTCGCCCCGGAGGTTCCCGCGCCGGCCGTCGACCGGGACGTGGCCGCCGTCGCCGACGCGATCGGGCACGAGACCGTGCCGGGCCTGTCGGCTGCGGTGCAGCGGCTGGCGCAGGCCAGCGGACGGCCCGAGATCCTGATGGACATGGTCACCACGGTGTCCGAACAGGACGATCCGGCTGGGCCGCTGATGCGGGCGATGATGCAGGCGCACGGCCGGGCGCTGTTCCACGACAACGTCTACCTGCAGAAGACGCTGAGCCAGCAGTACGAGGTGAGCACCGAACTCCTGCTGGGCCACCGGGACGATCCGCGCGGGCTCGGCTGGCTCGCGCGTACGCCCGCCGAGGCCGGCTGCCTCGGGCTGTGGACCGGGGACCAGACGACGCTGGAGGTCGCCGGGGCGTACCGGCGTGGCGGGACGCCGCCGGAGCTGCCGTCGCGGCTGGACGTCACGGCGTTTCCCCCGGCGTACCTGCTCGACGTCGCCGGTGGGCTGGCCGAGGGCATCGTCTTCGTCGTGCCGGTGAAGGTCGACGACAGCGACTGGGGACTGCTGGCGGTCGCCGACACCCCGGTACGCGCGGTCGAGACCGGACGCGAACCGGTCAACCACTGGGCGGCGCTGCTGTCGCACACGCTGGACTACGACCGGATGGTCCGCGATCTGCGACTGGGCAAGGAGCAGTTGCGGGCCGCCGCGCTCTATGACGGCCTGACCGGACTGCCGAACCGGACGCTCTTCCTGGACCGGCTCCGGCAGGCGATCCGCCAGCGTCGGCGTACGCCCGGCCGCCATTTCGCCGTGTTGTTCCTCGACGTCGACGGGTTCAAGGTGGTCAACGACAGCCTGGGGCACGCGGCCGGGGACGGGCTGCTGGTCGAGGTCGCCGCCCGGATCAACGAGAACCTACGAGATTCGGACACCGCGGCACGGTTCGGCGGGGACGAGTTCCTCATCCTGCTCGACGACATCGCGCAGAACTCCGACGCCGACGACGTCGCCCGGCGACTCCAGACCAGCCTGGCCGAGCCGTTCCATGTGCAGGGGCACGACGTGGTCGTGACCGCGAGCATCGGCGTGACCTTCGGCGACTCGTCCGCCGCGACCGCCGAGGATCTGGTACGCGACGCCGACATCGCGATGTACACCGCGAAGTCCCGCATGAAGGGTTCGCAGGCGGTCTTCGACGACTCGATGCGTACCAAGGCGGTCCGCCGCTTGCAGGTCGAGTCGGAGCTGCGCCGGGCTCTGGAACGGCAGGAGATCCGGACCTTCGTGCAGCCGATCGTGCACCTGCCGACCGGGCGGATCGACGGGTTCGAGGCGCTCGCCCGTTGGGAGCATCCGACCCGGGGCCTGCTCGATCCGGCCGACTTTCTGCCGATCGCCGAGGAGACCGGGCTGGTCATCGGCATCGGCCAGCAGATCCTCGTCGACTCGTGCCGCCGGCTCGCCGCGTGGCGGGCGGCGACAGGCCGGGACCTGCGTGTCAGCGTGAACGTGTCGCACCGCCAGTTGTGGACCCGGACGCTGATCGGCACGCTGACCGAGTGCCTGAACGAGACCGGGTGCGAGGGGCGCTGGCTCGCGCTGGAACTGACCGAGAGCGTGGTCATGCGGGACCCCGCGCAGGCCCGGACCTTCCTCGAGGAGATCCACGCGCTGGGCTGCGAGCTGTACATCGACGACTTCGGCACCGGCTATTCGTCGCTGGAGGCGTTGCACCGGCTGCCCATCGACGCTTTGAAGATCGACAAGTCGTTCGTGTCGCGGCTGGGTGAGGACGCCAAGAGCGGCGACCTCGTCGACTCGATCATCCTGATGGGACACAAACTCGGCCTGCGGCTCATCGCCGAAGGGGTGGAGACCGCCGAGCAGCGCGCTCACCTGGTCCGCTTGGGCTGCGCGTACGGGCAGGGCCACCTGTTCGCCGAACCGGTCCCCGCCGACGAGGCCGAGGACCGGTTCCTGCGCTGA
- a CDS encoding cellulase family glycosylhydrolase has translation MKRWSTIVAATAAAVTSLAAGVLLPSVAQAAAGCTVAYANTNAWQSTPTSGGFTTTLSITNLGDPISHWTLTFTLPSGHTRTSGWNATFTGTTAITATDAGWNGAIGTNQTNASVGLQGNWTRTTSGATPPSPFPQPTDFALNGVACTGSTTSPSPSTSPSTSPSTSPGTNQPPSASLTSPTAGQTFTAPATVNFAATASDPDGSVARVDFLNGSTVIGSDTTSPYAYSWTNVAAGTYSVSARAVDNLGATTTTTPISITVTGTSGTAAPALHVSGNKILTASGATYRLLGVNRASAEFACVQGKGMWDSATPDQASVDAMRAWNIHAVRIPLNEDCWLGTFGTPSGSTYQSAVKAYADLLVANGITPIVEMHWNHGTYTGTSSACSDVNATCQKPMPDAQYAPTFWTQLATMFKGTNAVVFDLFNEPYPDAANNWSDATAAWKCLRDGGTCTGISYQVAGMQSLVNAVRATGATNVLMVAGLTWTNDLTQWLAYKPTDPAGNIVASWHSYNFNACVTTSCWDSQIGTVAAQVPVVAGEIGQNTCAHDYIDQVMAWADAHGVGYLAWTWNPWGCGSGNVLITDYSGTATATFGEGFKAHLLTQNP, from the coding sequence ATGAAACGGTGGTCCACCATCGTCGCCGCGACTGCGGCCGCGGTGACCAGCCTGGCGGCGGGCGTACTGCTGCCCAGCGTGGCGCAGGCCGCGGCGGGTTGCACGGTCGCGTACGCCAACACGAACGCCTGGCAGTCGACGCCGACCTCGGGCGGTTTCACCACCACCCTGTCCATCACCAATCTCGGCGACCCGATCTCGCATTGGACGCTGACCTTCACGCTGCCGAGCGGCCACACGCGTACCAGTGGGTGGAACGCGACCTTCACCGGGACGACCGCGATCACCGCGACCGACGCGGGGTGGAACGGGGCGATCGGCACCAACCAGACCAACGCCAGCGTCGGCTTGCAGGGGAACTGGACCCGGACCACGTCCGGCGCCACCCCGCCGAGCCCGTTCCCGCAGCCGACCGACTTCGCCCTCAACGGCGTCGCCTGCACCGGAAGCACTACGTCACCGAGCCCGAGCACCAGTCCCAGCACGAGTCCAAGCACGAGCCCGGGGACGAACCAGCCGCCGAGCGCGAGCCTGACGAGTCCGACGGCGGGCCAGACGTTCACCGCCCCGGCGACCGTCAACTTCGCCGCGACGGCGAGCGACCCGGACGGCTCCGTCGCCCGGGTCGACTTCCTCAACGGCTCCACGGTGATCGGCTCGGACACCACGTCCCCGTACGCGTACTCGTGGACGAACGTGGCGGCCGGCACCTATTCGGTGAGCGCGCGAGCGGTGGACAACCTCGGGGCCACCACGACCACCACGCCGATCTCCATCACGGTCACCGGCACCAGCGGGACGGCCGCCCCGGCGCTGCACGTGTCCGGCAACAAGATCCTGACCGCGAGCGGCGCGACCTACCGGCTGCTGGGGGTCAACCGGGCCAGCGCCGAGTTCGCCTGCGTGCAGGGCAAGGGCATGTGGGACAGCGCCACCCCGGACCAGGCCAGTGTCGACGCGATGAGGGCCTGGAACATCCACGCGGTGCGGATTCCGCTCAACGAGGACTGCTGGCTGGGGACCTTCGGCACGCCGAGCGGCTCGACCTACCAGTCCGCGGTGAAGGCGTACGCCGATCTGCTGGTGGCCAACGGCATCACCCCAATCGTCGAGATGCACTGGAACCACGGCACTTACACGGGCACCTCGTCGGCCTGCTCCGATGTGAACGCGACCTGCCAGAAGCCGATGCCGGACGCCCAGTACGCGCCGACCTTCTGGACGCAGCTCGCCACCATGTTCAAGGGCACCAACGCGGTGGTGTTCGACCTGTTCAACGAGCCGTACCCGGACGCCGCCAACAACTGGAGCGACGCCACCGCCGCCTGGAAGTGCCTGCGTGACGGCGGCACCTGCACCGGCATCTCCTACCAGGTCGCCGGCATGCAGAGCCTGGTCAACGCGGTCCGGGCCACCGGGGCCACGAACGTCCTCATGGTCGCCGGGTTGACCTGGACCAACGACCTGACCCAGTGGCTGGCGTACAAGCCGACCGATCCGGCGGGCAACATCGTGGCCTCCTGGCACTCGTACAACTTCAACGCCTGCGTCACGACGTCCTGCTGGGACAGTCAGATCGGCACGGTCGCCGCGCAGGTGCCGGTGGTCGCGGGTGAGATCGGCCAGAACACCTGCGCCCACGACTACATCGACCAGGTGATGGCGTGGGCGGACGCGCACGGCGTCGGCTACCTCGCCTGGACCTGGAACCCGTGGGGCTGCGGCTCGGGCAACGTGCTCATCACCGACTACAGCGGCACCGCGACCGCGACGTTCGGCGAGGGCTTCAAGGCCCACCTGCTCACCCAGAACCCCTAG
- a CDS encoding LLM class F420-dependent oxidoreductase — translation MRLGLHYWNYSVPAEPEAIAPTLAQTARLAEEAGFSSFTVMDHFFQMQTATSTAGEPMLEGYTTLGYLAAITERMTLGLLVTGVMYRNPGVLAKIVTTLDVLSGGRARLGLGASWYEREQAALGVPVVPVAERFERLEETLRICLQFWSDDDGPFEGKHYQLAETLCVPAPLRRPHPPILIGGGGEQKTLRLAARYADACNIFGVGPDAVAHKFDVLRRHCDAEGRDYDAIAKTVLMTRAPLADVDAFVAEAAAYADLGATEIQVMPDRHPVEFTEQFAELVAPRLDLTRP, via the coding sequence ATGAGGCTCGGCCTTCACTACTGGAACTACTCCGTCCCGGCCGAACCGGAGGCGATCGCGCCCACCCTGGCGCAGACCGCCCGGCTGGCCGAGGAGGCCGGGTTCTCGTCGTTCACGGTGATGGATCACTTCTTCCAGATGCAGACGGCGACCAGCACGGCCGGGGAGCCGATGCTCGAGGGCTACACGACGCTCGGCTATCTCGCCGCGATCACCGAGCGCATGACCCTCGGCCTGCTGGTCACCGGTGTCATGTACCGCAATCCCGGGGTCCTCGCGAAGATCGTGACGACGCTGGACGTGCTCTCCGGCGGGCGGGCCCGGCTCGGGCTGGGCGCTTCCTGGTACGAGCGCGAGCAGGCGGCGCTGGGCGTACCGGTGGTGCCGGTCGCCGAGCGGTTCGAGCGGCTGGAGGAGACCCTGCGGATCTGCCTCCAGTTCTGGAGCGACGACGACGGCCCGTTCGAAGGCAAGCACTACCAGCTCGCCGAGACGCTGTGCGTACCGGCGCCGCTGCGGCGGCCGCATCCGCCGATCCTGATCGGCGGCGGCGGCGAGCAGAAGACGCTGCGCCTCGCCGCCCGGTACGCCGACGCCTGCAACATCTTCGGGGTCGGCCCGGACGCGGTCGCGCACAAGTTCGACGTGCTGCGGCGGCACTGCGACGCCGAAGGCCGGGACTACGACGCGATCGCCAAGACCGTCCTGATGACCCGGGCGCCACTGGCCGACGTGGACGCCTTCGTCGCCGAGGCGGCGGCGTACGCCGACCTGGGCGCGACCGAGATCCAGGTGATGCCCGACCGGCACCCGGTCGAGTTCACCGAGCAGTTCGCCGAACTCGTCGCCCCGCGCCTCGACCTGACCCGGCCGTAG
- a CDS encoding Calx-beta domain-containing protein has protein sequence MFLTDRRRSGRLRTGIALAALATFASGLSFATTPAAATEPGVEPANVTLTLPPGGTADIVKTVHTPTVPPKPDIVFLADTTGSMGAAIGDVRTNAAGVLSTISSAQPTAQFGVAEYKDFNCDAVPFKVDQAITSDAAAVQAGINLWSAGGGCDLPEADLNALYELSTGAVTFRPDGTRIIVIFGDAPSQDPSNGHSLAQTISALQAANVRVVAVNVGNLDVSGQFTDIVNATGGVLLNNVPSDQVSEAILAGIQAIKVTVTPTPFGCGPPLSLSFNPGSEVVTSGADAHFTETVNVAANAAAGTHHCAVDFLIDGTSRGFVQNLTVVVPGLSINDVSVNENAGNATFTVSLSAPAPFPVSASFATSNGTATAPADYAATSGVVSFAAGQTSKQVTVPIVNDTIDENNETFTVTLSAPTGAALIDPTGVGTIVDQDRNGVFSCSGTALNLAGLKAGKANPADLPCAADSDTVASVKLTSGLVNVDAKVITATTDLSPNNQNIVPVLGDKAASTAKIESTKITVGGLVTIELGVIQSSASVTCTAGPSGLVPTYSGSSSIASLKINGVTVTVGSAPLTIPLVVGSLKLNGTTTTGTSITQQAVVLDTLLTDVVLAESTADVHGTALHPSGNPCVT, from the coding sequence ATGTTCCTGACCGACCGACGGCGGTCCGGACGTCTGCGTACGGGTATCGCACTCGCTGCGCTGGCGACCTTCGCCTCCGGCCTCAGCTTCGCGACCACCCCGGCCGCGGCGACCGAACCCGGAGTCGAACCTGCGAACGTCACACTGACCCTGCCGCCCGGCGGCACGGCGGACATCGTCAAGACCGTCCACACGCCGACGGTGCCGCCCAAGCCGGACATCGTCTTCTTGGCCGACACCACCGGCAGCATGGGCGCCGCCATCGGCGACGTCCGCACCAACGCCGCCGGCGTGCTCTCGACGATCAGCTCGGCCCAGCCGACCGCACAGTTCGGCGTCGCGGAGTACAAGGACTTCAACTGCGACGCGGTGCCGTTCAAGGTGGATCAGGCGATCACCTCGGACGCGGCGGCCGTGCAGGCCGGGATCAACCTCTGGAGCGCCGGCGGTGGCTGCGACCTCCCGGAGGCGGACCTGAACGCCCTATACGAGCTGTCCACCGGGGCGGTCACGTTCCGGCCGGACGGCACGCGCATCATCGTCATCTTCGGTGACGCGCCGTCGCAGGACCCGAGCAACGGCCACTCGCTCGCCCAGACGATCTCGGCGCTGCAGGCGGCGAACGTCCGGGTCGTCGCGGTGAACGTGGGCAACCTCGATGTCAGTGGCCAGTTCACCGACATCGTGAACGCGACCGGCGGCGTACTGCTCAACAACGTGCCGTCGGACCAGGTCTCGGAAGCCATCCTCGCCGGCATCCAGGCGATCAAGGTGACCGTTACCCCGACGCCGTTCGGCTGCGGCCCGCCGCTGTCGCTGTCCTTCAACCCGGGCAGCGAGGTCGTGACCAGCGGTGCCGACGCGCACTTCACCGAAACGGTGAACGTGGCGGCCAACGCCGCCGCCGGTACGCACCACTGTGCGGTGGACTTCCTCATCGACGGCACGAGCCGCGGCTTCGTGCAGAACCTGACGGTCGTGGTGCCGGGCCTGAGCATCAACGACGTCTCCGTCAACGAGAACGCGGGGAACGCCACCTTCACCGTGTCGCTGTCGGCTCCGGCTCCGTTCCCCGTGAGCGCGAGCTTCGCCACCAGCAACGGGACGGCGACGGCCCCGGCCGACTACGCCGCCACCAGCGGTGTCGTCTCCTTCGCCGCCGGGCAGACCAGTAAGCAGGTCACGGTCCCGATCGTCAACGACACGATCGACGAGAACAATGAGACCTTCACGGTGACGCTGTCCGCTCCGACCGGGGCGGCGCTGATCGACCCGACCGGCGTCGGCACGATCGTCGACCAGGACCGCAACGGCGTGTTCTCCTGCTCGGGGACCGCGCTGAACCTGGCCGGCCTCAAGGCCGGCAAGGCCAACCCGGCGGACCTGCCGTGTGCGGCCGACAGCGACACCGTGGCCAGCGTCAAGCTGACCTCCGGTCTGGTGAACGTCGACGCCAAGGTGATCACCGCGACCACCGACCTGTCGCCGAACAACCAGAACATCGTCCCGGTGCTCGGTGACAAGGCCGCGTCCACCGCGAAGATCGAGTCCACGAAGATCACCGTGGGTGGTCTGGTCACCATCGAGCTGGGCGTCATCCAGTCGTCGGCCTCGGTGACCTGTACCGCCGGGCCGAGCGGCCTCGTGCCGACCTACTCGGGCTCATCGTCGATCGCCTCACTGAAGATCAACGGCGTCACGGTGACGGTCGGCAGCGCTCCGCTGACGATCCCGCTCGTCGTCGGATCGCTGAAGCTCAACGGCACGACGACCACCGGCACCAGCATCACGCAGCAGGCGGTCGTGCTCGACACGCTGCTGACCGACGTGGTCCTCGCCGAGTCGACGGCCGACGTCCACGGCACGGCGCTGCACCCCAGCGGCAACCCCTGTGTCACGTGA
- a CDS encoding low temperature requirement protein A: protein MSNPAAVEERHATWLELFFDLVIVAAVAQLAHLLHEDLSLKQVGVFAILYYAMWSVWTSFSLYANVRADRVSQRPILIAMFGIAVMAAAIPHAVHGHGDDYRVFVLAYVGCRILAAFTWKRSNLVPTDWPAARQGNGVIPWIVSLWLADSRYYLWLAGVVLDIVTSFVLSLDPDKQIAAEQREQQKQREVWLRRMARNVRRRPVRAPDLPDIQAAQPNAPHLGERLGLFVIIVLGEAVAQLVSAAAGVPEWDRALWLSVIAGFGLLVAIWYLTLQYGSSALPNYGARTFALRLTLPAHYVMTGAIVAMSAGLGLIAAHPGGHLPAADRWVLCGGAAFYFLVATFTGARGGVPVRWVFGWGVPAIAFTLLLGAFGGPLPGWAVAAILVVIALWHISYRVIDPEQRERRITQVRSGVENVDEGQLS, encoded by the coding sequence ATGTCCAACCCCGCCGCCGTCGAGGAACGGCACGCCACCTGGCTTGAGCTCTTCTTCGATCTCGTCATCGTGGCGGCCGTCGCCCAGCTGGCCCATCTGCTGCACGAGGACCTGAGCCTCAAGCAGGTCGGCGTCTTCGCGATCCTCTACTACGCCATGTGGAGCGTCTGGACCTCCTTCAGCCTGTACGCCAACGTGCGCGCGGACCGGGTCAGCCAGCGACCGATCCTGATCGCGATGTTCGGCATCGCCGTCATGGCCGCGGCGATCCCGCACGCCGTTCACGGGCACGGCGACGACTACCGGGTGTTCGTGCTGGCGTACGTGGGGTGCCGGATCCTGGCCGCGTTCACCTGGAAGCGATCGAACCTGGTCCCGACCGACTGGCCGGCGGCCCGTCAGGGCAACGGCGTGATCCCGTGGATCGTGTCGCTGTGGCTGGCCGATTCGCGGTACTACCTGTGGCTCGCCGGGGTCGTGCTCGACATCGTCACCTCCTTCGTCCTGTCCCTCGACCCGGACAAGCAGATCGCCGCCGAGCAGCGCGAACAGCAGAAGCAGCGGGAGGTCTGGCTTCGCCGGATGGCGCGCAACGTCCGGCGGCGGCCGGTGCGGGCGCCGGACCTGCCCGACATCCAGGCGGCCCAGCCGAACGCGCCCCACCTCGGCGAGCGGCTCGGCCTGTTCGTCATCATCGTGCTCGGCGAGGCCGTCGCCCAGCTGGTGTCCGCTGCGGCCGGCGTACCGGAGTGGGACCGCGCGCTGTGGCTGTCGGTGATCGCCGGATTCGGGCTGCTCGTCGCGATCTGGTACCTCACCCTGCAATACGGCTCCAGCGCACTGCCCAACTACGGCGCCCGCACCTTCGCGCTCCGCCTCACCCTCCCCGCGCACTACGTCATGACCGGCGCGATCGTCGCCATGTCCGCCGGGCTCGGCCTGATCGCGGCGCATCCCGGCGGGCATCTGCCGGCGGCCGACCGCTGGGTGCTCTGCGGCGGGGCGGCGTTCTACTTCCTCGTCGCCACTTTCACCGGGGCGCGCGGCGGCGTACCGGTGCGCTGGGTGTTCGGCTGGGGCGTCCCCGCCATCGCCTTCACCTTGCTGCTCGGCGCGTTCGGCGGACCGCTGCCGGGCTGGGCGGTCGCGGCGATCCTCGTCGTGATCGCACTGTGGCATATCTCCTATCGCGTCATAGACCCTGAGCAGCGTGAACGCCGAATCACTCAGGTCCGCAGCGGCGTCGAAAACGTTGACGAAGGGCAACTGTCGTGA
- a CDS encoding cellulose binding domain-containing protein encodes MRKSRIALLALTLAAANLAVPTGPATAEAAPVTVTVNARAGLDNVSDAAYGVNHAVWDTALGTNAVADLLKDAGTQIMRYPGGSYSDIYHWKTNTAPGGYVAPDTDFDHFMAGVQRANAQAMVIANYGTGTPEEAAEWVRYANVEKNYGVKYWEIGNELYGNGHYGSNWEADDHADKSPAGYATVVKQYAQAMKAVDPTVKIGVVLTTPGNWPDGIVAGGDAGTWNQVVLQIAGPSVDFAILHWYPGGSNGPEALSKTAQVTDAVWLARQQITKYAGKNLGIALTEINTGYGQNTQPGALFAADAYASLTAAGVFSVDWWNVHNGIGTVSTVAGHTDYGDFGMLSSANCTADGTVCQPAFNTPFGPYFGLSLASKFAPAGAQLVRAAASDPLVKTHAARKPNGDLSVLLINEDEANAKSVTLSYAGYSPATTAQVAGYGNGDTAITTASGTATSVTLAPYSLTVLTLHPTAAVTGPAQPARPAASGVTATDATLSWPAGTAGLKYEVHRQNGTITEQWGETTGTSFTVHNLTPGTRYTANVIARDGTGKVSWASPPVTFQTGTPSAAPCAVTFADVNDWGNGYVGSVDITNTGTNPIDTWNLAFTWPTAWQQVSGGWNGTWTSTGAAVRVSNADFNRTIAPGATVNVGFVGAYQGPNVLPALFTLNGALCTTR; translated from the coding sequence ATGAGAAAGAGCCGCATCGCCCTGCTGGCCCTGACGCTGGCAGCGGCAAACCTCGCCGTCCCCACCGGACCCGCGACCGCCGAGGCCGCCCCGGTGACGGTGACCGTCAACGCCCGAGCCGGCCTCGACAACGTCAGCGACGCCGCGTACGGAGTCAACCACGCGGTCTGGGACACCGCCCTCGGCACGAACGCCGTCGCCGACCTCCTCAAGGACGCGGGTACGCAGATCATGCGCTACCCCGGCGGATCCTATTCGGACATCTACCACTGGAAGACCAACACCGCCCCGGGCGGCTATGTCGCCCCCGACACCGACTTCGACCACTTCATGGCCGGTGTCCAGCGGGCGAACGCGCAGGCGATGGTGATCGCCAACTACGGCACCGGTACGCCGGAGGAAGCCGCGGAATGGGTGCGCTACGCCAACGTCGAGAAGAACTACGGCGTGAAGTACTGGGAGATCGGCAACGAGCTGTACGGCAACGGCCACTACGGGTCGAACTGGGAGGCCGACGACCACGCCGACAAAAGCCCGGCCGGCTATGCGACCGTCGTCAAGCAGTACGCCCAGGCGATGAAGGCGGTCGACCCGACCGTCAAGATCGGCGTCGTGCTGACCACCCCGGGCAACTGGCCGGACGGGATCGTCGCCGGCGGTGACGCCGGAACCTGGAACCAGGTCGTCCTGCAGATCGCCGGGCCGAGCGTCGACTTCGCCATCCTGCACTGGTACCCGGGCGGTTCGAACGGCCCGGAGGCGCTGTCGAAGACCGCGCAGGTGACCGACGCGGTGTGGCTGGCCCGCCAGCAGATCACCAAGTACGCCGGGAAGAACCTGGGCATCGCGCTCACCGAGATCAACACCGGCTACGGCCAGAACACCCAGCCGGGCGCGTTGTTCGCCGCGGACGCGTACGCGAGTCTCACGGCCGCCGGCGTCTTCAGCGTCGACTGGTGGAACGTCCACAACGGAATCGGCACGGTGTCGACGGTGGCGGGCCACACCGACTACGGCGACTTCGGCATGCTCTCCAGCGCCAACTGCACCGCCGACGGCACCGTCTGCCAGCCCGCCTTCAACACCCCGTTCGGTCCTTACTTCGGGCTCTCGCTCGCCTCGAAGTTCGCCCCGGCCGGCGCCCAGCTCGTCCGGGCGGCCGCGAGCGATCCGCTGGTCAAGACGCACGCCGCCCGTAAGCCCAACGGCGACCTGTCGGTCCTGCTCATCAACGAGGACGAGGCGAACGCCAAGTCGGTCACGCTCAGCTACGCCGGCTACTCGCCGGCCACCACCGCCCAGGTGGCCGGCTACGGCAACGGCGACACCGCGATCACCACCGCCAGCGGCACGGCCACCTCGGTCACCCTCGCGCCGTACTCGCTGACCGTGCTCACCCTGCACCCGACCGCCGCGGTCACCGGCCCCGCGCAGCCCGCCCGTCCGGCCGCGTCCGGCGTGACGGCCACCGACGCCACGCTGAGCTGGCCCGCCGGGACCGCGGGGCTCAAGTACGAGGTCCACCGGCAGAACGGCACCATCACCGAACAGTGGGGCGAGACCACCGGCACCAGCTTCACCGTCCACAACCTCACGCCCGGCACGCGCTACACGGCCAACGTGATCGCGCGCGACGGCACCGGCAAGGTCTCGTGGGCCTCGCCGCCCGTGACATTCCAGACTGGTACGCCCAGCGCAGCGCCCTGTGCGGTGACGTTCGCGGACGTCAACGACTGGGGCAACGGTTATGTCGGCAGCGTGGACATCACGAACACCGGCACGAACCCGATCGACACCTGGAACCTCGCCTTCACCTGGCCGACCGCGTGGCAGCAGGTCAGCGGCGGCTGGAACGGCACCTGGACGTCCACCGGAGCCGCCGTACGCGTCTCGAACGCCGACTTCAACCGCACGATCGCGCCCGGCGCGACGGTCAACGTCGGCTTCGTCGGGGCGTACCAGGGGCCGAACGTCCTCCCTGCGCTGTTCACGCTGAACGGCGCCCTCTGCACCACCCGGTAA